In the Candidatus Omnitrophota bacterium genome, one interval contains:
- a CDS encoding nickel-dependent hydrogenase large subunit, with product MGKRTIVPIGPYHPLQEEPEFFSLTVDGETVVDIDVQIGYNHRGIEKLSERKTFDQSTFVIERICGICSTSHPYAYTRAVEDVIPLEVPMRAKYIRTIIAEGERIHSHLLWLGLAGHFLGYNTVYMWAWKLREEILDVMEALSGNRNNYAMFKPGGVRRDIKKEDIPFAIKKIDSIIPTLEMLKKAVIDDPVLHARTKGIGILTKDEAINFCALGPVSRASGVARDLRKNSPYGAYDQFNWNMIVTKNGDVFDKAVVRILETFESIDMVKYCLLNLPDTEIDAKIKSIPSGEGIGHIEAPRGECFHYVKSDGTNRPARHKVRAPTFMNLPTYKATVVGETISDATIILASIDPCYCCTERVAVRNTKGKKIYNGEDLVRLSQSKTEKIKSKLGIK from the coding sequence ATGGGAAAACGAACTATAGTTCCAATCGGACCATATCACCCTTTACAGGAAGAGCCTGAGTTTTTCAGCTTAACTGTAGATGGGGAGACAGTTGTTGATATCGATGTTCAGATTGGTTATAACCATCGCGGCATTGAAAAGCTTTCTGAGCGAAAAACCTTCGACCAATCTACTTTTGTAATTGAGAGAATCTGTGGTATTTGTTCAACCAGTCATCCTTATGCTTATACTCGGGCAGTTGAGGATGTTATCCCTCTAGAAGTGCCAATGAGGGCTAAATATATCCGAACAATTATCGCTGAGGGAGAACGTATTCATTCACATCTTTTATGGTTGGGTCTTGCCGGACATTTTTTAGGTTACAATACTGTTTATATGTGGGCTTGGAAGTTGCGTGAGGAAATCCTTGATGTTATGGAGGCACTTTCGGGAAATCGCAACAACTATGCTATGTTTAAGCCGGGAGGGGTTCGGCGAGACATAAAAAAAGAAGATATACCTTTTGCGATAAAAAAGATAGATTCGATTATCCCGACTCTTGAAATGCTTAAAAAGGCAGTAATCGATGACCCGGTGTTACATGCTAGGACTAAAGGAATAGGTATCCTCACTAAGGATGAGGCAATTAACTTTTGTGCTCTCGGTCCGGTATCTCGGGCTTCGGGGGTGGCCAGAGATCTACGTAAAAATTCTCCTTATGGGGCATATGATCAGTTTAACTGGAATATGATTGTGACTAAAAATGGCGATGTTTTCGATAAAGCGGTAGTAAGAATTTTAGAGACTTTTGAATCGATAGATATGGTTAAGTATTGCCTTTTAAACCTTCCGGATACAGAAATTGATGCTAAGATTAAAAGTATTCCTTCAGGTGAAGGTATCGGTCATATTGAGGCGCCGCGGGGTGAATGTTTTCATTATGTGAAAAGCGATGGGACCAATCGACCGGCTCGTCACAAAGTAAGAGCACCTACTTTTATGAATTTACCGACCTATAAGGCAACTGTGGTTGGCGAGACGATTTCTGATGCAACGATAATTTTAGCGTCCATTGATCCTTGTTATTGTTGTACTGAGAGAGTGGCGGTACGTAACACTAAGGGTAAAAAAATATATAACGGTGAG
- a CDS encoding NADH-quinone oxidoreductase subunit C, which translates to MTRSEVIKDLKKRFDEDILDIFDKTLTRVYIEIKPQAIVKVATYVFKNLGARFNIASGVDTFKHIEILYHFTFEDINLVVSFRVKLDKSKLEIDSLAPIFEGANWIEREIAEMLGVNFRGHPELKRLLLPDEWPQGVYPLRRDYQEWDDSSIRDRGL; encoded by the coding sequence ATGACCAGAAGCGAAGTTATTAAAGATTTAAAGAAAAGATTCGACGAAGATATTTTAGATATTTTCGATAAGACCTTAACTCGGGTCTATATTGAGATTAAACCTCAGGCGATTGTTAAGGTTGCGACCTATGTTTTTAAAAATTTGGGGGCCAGATTCAATATTGCTTCGGGAGTAGATACATTTAAACATATAGAAATTCTTTATCATTTTACCTTTGAAGATATAAATTTAGTAGTTTCTTTCCGGGTTAAGTTGGATAAGAGCAAATTAGAAATAGATTCATTAGCCCCAATATTTGAAGGTGCTAATTGGATTGAACGTGAGATAGCTGAAATGTTAGGAGTCAATTTTCGCGGTCATCCAGAGTTGAAGCGGTTGCTTTTGCCCGATGAGTGGCCACAAGGTGTATATCCTTTGAGACGCGATTATCAAGAGTGGGACGACTCATCAATTAGAGATCGAGGATTATAA
- the nuoB gene encoding NADH-quinone oxidoreductase subunit NuoB: MSIKLKALLKSPWVFHLSTGSCNNCDIEILDCLTPRFDIERFGMLLAGSIKHADVLLVTGSANRKCIPRIKEVYEQMPKPCVVVAVGECSLSRGMFIHSYNCPLPVDKIIPVDVYIPGCPPKPEAIIAGVVKLIDKLSGAGNPQAK; encoded by the coding sequence ATGAGCATAAAACTTAAAGCATTACTCAAGTCACCATGGGTTTTTCATCTTTCAACTGGTAGTTGCAATAATTGCGATATTGAAATATTGGATTGTTTAACCCCACGCTTTGATATCGAAAGGTTTGGCATGCTTTTAGCCGGAAGCATAAAACATGCTGACGTGCTTTTAGTAACTGGTTCTGCTAATCGAAAGTGCATTCCTCGGATTAAAGAAGTATATGAGCAGATGCCGAAGCCTTGTGTAGTAGTGGCTGTTGGTGAGTGCTCTTTGTCGCGAGGTATGTTTATTCATAGCTATAACTGTCCTTTGCCAGTTGATAAAATTATTCCGGTAGACGTATATATACCTGGGTGCCCGCCGAAACCAGAGGCGATTATTGCCGGGGTTGTTAAGTTAATCGATAAATTAAGTGGGGCTGGAAACCCTCAAGCAAAATGA
- a CDS encoding NADH-quinone oxidoreductase subunit H, whose product MIYLVYLFIFGFLLTAIIGLLTSWVDRKVTARVQYRVGPPILQPLIDLVKLLGKETLVPKGASQFSFLSAPIIGLGSVIVVSTVLWFNNFNPLRTFVGDIVVVVYLLAIPSISIIIGGFASGNPLASIGASREMKLVLSYELPFILAVLVPVIQSGFSLRLGEIITYQAQNGVILGSWSGFLAFIVIIMCVQAKLALVPFDIPEAETEIIGGPLVEYSGAPLAVYKLMKNMLFFVLPFFIMITFIGGLRLNGLNLIYGVLRYVGLVALITVIRNTNPRVRIDQAIRFFWGPMLIIAIIAVILALKGL is encoded by the coding sequence ATGATTTATTTAGTTTATCTTTTTATTTTCGGATTCTTGTTAACCGCCATTATTGGTTTGTTAACTAGCTGGGTTGACCGTAAAGTTACCGCTCGAGTTCAGTATCGCGTTGGGCCGCCAATCCTACAGCCGCTTATTGATTTGGTGAAGCTTCTTGGAAAAGAGACTTTGGTTCCTAAAGGCGCTTCTCAGTTTAGTTTTTTGAGCGCTCCGATTATTGGTTTAGGGAGTGTTATTGTTGTGTCTACGGTGCTTTGGTTTAATAATTTTAATCCGCTGAGGACCTTTGTTGGTGATATTGTTGTTGTAGTTTATTTATTGGCTATTCCTTCAATAAGCATAATTATCGGAGGCTTTGCTTCAGGCAATCCTTTAGCTAGTATTGGTGCATCACGAGAAATGAAATTAGTTTTAAGTTATGAATTGCCATTTATTCTAGCGGTTTTAGTTCCGGTTATTCAAAGCGGGTTTAGCTTGCGTTTAGGTGAAATTATCACTTATCAGGCTCAAAATGGCGTAATCTTAGGAAGCTGGTCGGGGTTTTTGGCTTTTATTGTAATTATTATGTGTGTACAGGCAAAACTAGCCTTAGTGCCTTTTGATATTCCTGAAGCTGAGACCGAAATTATTGGTGGACCGTTAGTTGAGTATTCGGGAGCCCCGCTTGCGGTATACAAACTTATGAAAAATATGTTGTTCTTTGTCTTGCCTTTCTTTATAATGATTACTTTTATTGGTGGGTTAAGACTAAACGGCTTAAATCTTATATACGGGGTGTTGAGGTATGTTGGTTTGGTTGCCTTGATCACCGTTATTCGTAATACTAATCCTAGAGTTAGAATTGATCAGGCAATAAGATTTTTTTGGGGGCCAATGTTGATTATTGCTATAATCGCAGTTATTTTAGCCTTAAAGGGTTTATGA
- a CDS encoding 4Fe-4S binding protein: MDTSAEQLHQGKLNTEAKSDSGQRLFVDLDICAAGECKKCKLECSYFYHTQDPINNGIVSVAELATYALVCRRCQEPHCVNACPFEALEQQTEKDNLLIRHNMRCVSCKTCSHACPYGTIYPEHVPYLIHNCDFCFDRRDKKNEPLCIKSCPYGALKLVNSDDLLTKDSFLVGDNLIVHSTHWDREKV; the protein is encoded by the coding sequence ATGGATACAAGTGCCGAACAACTACATCAAGGAAAATTAAATACCGAAGCTAAATCTGATAGTGGTCAACGGCTTTTTGTTGATCTTGATATTTGTGCGGCCGGAGAATGCAAAAAATGTAAGTTAGAGTGCAGCTATTTTTACCACACTCAAGATCCGATAAATAATGGAATAGTTTCAGTAGCTGAATTGGCAACTTATGCTTTGGTTTGTCGTAGATGCCAAGAACCTCACTGTGTTAATGCTTGCCCATTTGAGGCTTTGGAACAACAAACCGAAAAAGACAACCTTTTGATTAGGCATAATATGCGTTGCGTAAGTTGCAAAACTTGTTCTCATGCTTGCCCTTACGGAACCATTTATCCTGAGCATGTGCCTTATTTAATTCATAATTGTGATTTTTGTTTTGATCGAAGAGATAAAAAAAATGAACCGCTTTGCATAAAATCATGCCCATACGGAGCATTAAAATTAGTAAATTCGGATGATTTATTAACCAAAGATTCATTTTTAGTTGGTGACAATTTAATAGTACATTCTACTCATTGGGATAGAGAAAAAGTATGA
- a CDS encoding FAD/NAD(P)-binding protein, translated as MHKIENPYRSIEAEVLDVITETPTIKTIRFRPKEPLGFETGQFIELTVPGVGEAPFTPSSRPSVRDVMEVTVMKVGKVTDKVHQLKKGDLIGVRGPFGTGYPIDEFKGKEIVVVGGGCGFAPLRSLMYEFFARSGEFKKLSFRGGCKTSQELLYKTEIAGWAKRDDLNLRLTVDKASPDWKGNVGVVTTILDDLDMNCPEAIAIVCGPPIAMKFSTKKLLELGFKEKNIYLSMEKNMSCGIGKCGHCRLGTYYACKDGPVFTYDKIKNFPNIWD; from the coding sequence ATGCATAAAATCGAGAATCCTTACAGATCGATTGAGGCCGAAGTTCTTGATGTAATAACCGAAACGCCAACGATTAAAACCATACGTTTTCGTCCTAAAGAGCCTTTGGGTTTTGAGACCGGTCAATTTATCGAATTAACTGTTCCCGGCGTGGGTGAGGCGCCATTTACACCTTCATCGAGGCCATCAGTGAGAGATGTAATGGAAGTCACGGTAATGAAAGTTGGCAAGGTTACCGATAAAGTTCATCAGCTTAAAAAAGGCGATTTGATTGGAGTGAGAGGCCCTTTTGGGACTGGTTACCCGATTGATGAATTTAAAGGTAAGGAAATCGTTGTCGTCGGTGGTGGATGTGGATTTGCTCCTTTGCGTAGTTTGATGTATGAGTTTTTTGCCCGAAGCGGGGAGTTTAAGAAGCTGTCTTTTCGGGGTGGCTGTAAAACCTCACAGGAGCTACTCTATAAAACTGAGATAGCCGGCTGGGCAAAGCGAGATGATTTAAATTTAAGACTTACTGTTGATAAAGCTAGCCCTGATTGGAAAGGTAACGTAGGTGTTGTTACTACAATTTTGGATGATTTAGATATGAATTGCCCTGAGGCAATAGCTATTGTTTGCGGGCCGCCAATCGCCATGAAGTTTTCTACTAAAAAATTGCTTGAGTTGGGTTTTAAGGAGAAGAATATCTATCTTTCAATGGAAAAAAATATGTCTTGTGGAATTGGTAAATGCGGTCATTGTCGGCTAGGGACTTATTATGCCTGCAAAGATGGACCAGTGTTTACTTACGACAAAATAAAGAATTTTCCTAATATTTGGGATTAG
- a CDS encoding 4Fe-4S dicluster domain-containing protein codes for MYYISSDNFSKFLENLNKDYQVFVPVKKGQQRFYDKFDSSTSEFVVGEVRAFEPVKSFFLKARQKVASGFSPDLPQSPSKPFAIVGVKACDLKGFKIQDYVFDNPDYQDPFYLKLRQDSLIISADCTCVIDTCFCAALGLKPYPKDNFDLNLSVVDDGFVVESGSDKGESILKQYTLLFRQTREDLVVTRDKKREKITGEANANLSKNTVPDQSSFKDVVQKNYESKIWEDEAKTCVECGACNAICPTCHCFLLYDQKDKDKMERLRIWDSCMIKDFARVAGGANPRERLWMRLRNRFEKKFDFFPKVAAEYACTGCGRCITACPAKIDIRKVLKKLVDNA; via the coding sequence ATGTATTATATCTCTTCCGATAATTTTTCTAAATTTCTTGAAAACCTAAATAAAGATTATCAGGTATTTGTTCCGGTCAAAAAAGGTCAGCAGCGGTTTTACGATAAGTTCGATAGCTCGACTAGTGAATTCGTTGTTGGCGAGGTAAGGGCTTTTGAGCCGGTAAAATCATTTTTTTTGAAGGCTCGTCAGAAGGTAGCTTCTGGTTTTAGTCCGGATCTTCCGCAGTCTCCGAGTAAGCCTTTTGCTATTGTCGGAGTCAAGGCTTGTGATCTGAAAGGTTTTAAAATTCAAGACTATGTTTTTGATAATCCCGATTATCAGGATCCTTTTTATTTAAAGTTACGTCAGGATAGCCTTATTATTTCAGCTGATTGCACTTGCGTAATTGATACTTGCTTTTGTGCGGCTTTAGGTCTAAAACCGTATCCTAAAGATAATTTTGATCTAAATCTTTCTGTGGTTGATGATGGCTTTGTTGTTGAAAGCGGATCCGATAAAGGTGAGAGTATTCTGAAGCAATATACTCTTCTTTTTCGTCAAACTCGAGAAGATCTAGTTGTTACCAGAGATAAGAAGCGTGAAAAAATAACTGGAGAAGCTAACGCTAACCTAAGTAAAAATACCGTTCCTGACCAAAGCAGCTTCAAAGATGTGGTTCAGAAAAACTATGAGTCTAAAATTTGGGAAGACGAAGCAAAAACTTGCGTTGAATGTGGAGCCTGTAATGCAATTTGCCCAACCTGCCATTGTTTTCTTTTGTATGATCAAAAAGATAAAGACAAGATGGAGCGTTTACGCATTTGGGATTCTTGTATGATAAAAGATTTTGCTCGGGTTGCTGGCGGAGCCAATCCTCGAGAGAGGCTTTGGATGAGATTGCGTAATAGGTTTGAGAAAAAATTTGATTTTTTTCCCAAGGTGGCCGCTGAGTATGCTTGTACCGGCTGTGGCCGTTGTATAACAGCTTGCCCGGCTAAAATTGATATTCGAAAAGTCTTAAAGAAGTTGGTGGATAATGCATAA
- the waaF gene encoding lipopolysaccharide heptosyltransferase II, translated as MGIPKKILIARTDRLGDVILSTPVIKNLRLYYPKAHIAFICRPYTQEVLIGNPYLDEIIVYDKYGKHKSIWGTIKFAWELKKKKFDLALILHPTNRMHLVSFFAAIPRRIGWAKNMDWSLSERLPHTKQEGQKHELEYTLDILRYLKIPVKDKELFFPVSVEAKKRVDKLLKEADLGVEDEFIVIHPSASCPSKRWPQDYFSEVIKILQDKLKIKVVVITSKKEASFAQKITKQNKVIDFRGRLNISEIGAILQRASLFISNDSGPVHIAASVNTPVISIFGRKDSGLSPKRWKPLGENSTYLHKDSGCSVCFAHNCKEDFICLGKITPQEVVEKSLLILNKT; from the coding sequence ATGGGTATACCCAAAAAGATACTAATCGCAAGAACCGATCGATTGGGTGATGTTATTCTTTCGACTCCAGTAATTAAAAACTTACGTCTTTACTATCCGAAGGCGCACATTGCTTTTATCTGCCGTCCCTACACGCAAGAAGTTTTGATCGGAAATCCTTATCTGGATGAAATTATTGTTTATGATAAATATGGTAAGCATAAAAGTATTTGGGGAACGATAAAATTTGCTTGGGAGCTGAAAAAAAAGAAATTTGATTTAGCTTTAATTTTGCATCCGACGAATCGAATGCATCTGGTGTCTTTTTTTGCTGCTATTCCTAGACGTATTGGTTGGGCCAAAAATATGGATTGGTCACTTAGTGAAAGGTTACCGCATACTAAACAAGAAGGCCAGAAGCATGAGTTAGAATACACCTTAGATATTTTGCGTTATTTAAAGATACCGGTAAAAGATAAGGAGTTGTTTTTTCCAGTATCTGTTGAGGCGAAAAAGAGGGTAGATAAATTACTTAAAGAAGCCGATTTGGGAGTAGAGGATGAGTTTATTGTAATTCATCCTTCAGCGTCGTGTCCTTCTAAGCGTTGGCCGCAAGATTATTTTTCAGAAGTTATCAAAATTCTACAGGATAAACTAAAGATTAAGGTGGTAGTTATAACTTCGAAAAAAGAAGCCAGCTTTGCGCAAAAGATTACTAAGCAAAATAAGGTTATTGATTTTCGTGGAAGACTTAATATTTCTGAAATTGGGGCCATTCTGCAACGGGCAAGTCTTTTTATTTCTAATGATTCTGGACCAGTACACATTGCCGCTAGCGTTAATACACCAGTAATTTCTATCTTTGGTCGAAAGGATTCTGGTCTTTCTCCAAAACGCTGGAAACCTTTAGGAGAAAATTCAACTTACCTTCATAAGGATTCTGGTTGTTCGGTTTGTTTTGCTCATAATTGTAAAGAAGATTTTATTTGCCTTGGAAAAATTACCCCTCAAGAAGTAGTTGAAAAATCGCTCTTGATTTTAAATAAAACTTAG
- a CDS encoding glycosyltransferase family 9 protein gives MVKSILINFLSNLGDTIVSLPALDRLKTNYPDSKITAIASLKTKTFLLENNFIDEVILYNKLWPWGQKLKFVLDLRGKYDLMIDLKNTFLPVALGVRKSTSFVRKFPKGMHAKDEVLSLIAKVAPKEARLKSELILEESKKKNLESLKLKKSVFIACSSREKLKQYPYEYLKVVVSELIAKHSVAILGVAKDRDFYKDILYFPGVIDLVGKTEMNEVYFLLKNYVDLLLCVDSSIMHLASYLDLPIVALFGHSDPVRYGPWSAKYSVLQKNKYMAPSSAQRKQNYQVLLKRMEIEPEQVLKAIEKTIGK, from the coding sequence GTGGTTAAAAGTATACTGATAAATTTTCTTAGTAATCTTGGCGATACGATTGTCAGCTTGCCGGCACTCGATCGCTTGAAGACTAATTACCCTGATTCAAAAATAACCGCAATTGCGTCTTTAAAAACAAAAACTTTTCTTCTTGAGAATAATTTTATTGACGAAGTTATTCTTTACAATAAACTTTGGCCTTGGGGTCAAAAATTGAAGTTCGTTTTAGATCTTCGTGGAAAATATGATTTAATGATTGATTTAAAAAACACTTTTCTTCCGGTTGCTTTAGGGGTTCGAAAAAGCACATCATTCGTGCGCAAATTCCCTAAAGGAATGCATGCAAAAGATGAAGTTTTAAGTCTGATTGCTAAAGTTGCCCCTAAAGAAGCGAGATTGAAAAGTGAGCTTATCCTTGAGGAGTCCAAAAAGAAAAATTTAGAGAGTTTAAAGTTAAAAAAATCCGTGTTTATTGCTTGTTCTTCCAGAGAAAAACTCAAACAATATCCTTACGAATATTTAAAAGTGGTAGTTAGCGAATTAATTGCTAAGCATTCAGTGGCCATTCTTGGTGTGGCTAAGGACCGGGATTTTTATAAGGATATTTTATATTTTCCGGGGGTGATTGATCTTGTTGGCAAAACTGAAATGAACGAGGTTTATTTCTTACTCAAAAATTATGTTGATTTGCTTCTTTGTGTTGATTCAAGCATTATGCATTTGGCTAGTTATCTCGACTTGCCGATAGTTGCTCTTTTTGGGCACAGTGATCCAGTTCGATACGGACCCTGGTCTGCTAAATATTCGGTTTTGCAAAAAAATAAATATATGGCGCCTTCGTCAGCGCAGAGAAAACAGAATTATCAAGTTTTGCTCAAGCGGATGGAGATAGAGCCCGAGCAGGTGCTTAAGGCAATAGAAAAAACAATCGGAAAATAG
- the waaF gene encoding lipopolysaccharide heptosyltransferase II, with translation MERILIVTVNWLGDALMTTPVFKAIKDQFPSSYLGVMVPERVRGVFDDNPFIDEVIVFDEKNNQKGLIAKLRFIKFLKEKKFDTAFLIHRSATKAIICWLSGISLRIGYKRLKNLFFLTKTVSVPQGFLHRQDYYLNLFESQDIVINEKIPTFFIDRKTQQQVDVSLQVLKQKHSLIVGINPSANWKLKRWPAKNFSRLADFLIKKHRAAIIFIGAKDQRSIVDEVIKNMEFKAYDFCGKTSLKELGALIKNSELFISNDSGPAHLAASLGVTTIALFGPTARELTAPRGRKVIIIQKDFDCKIPCYDLNCLNNKCMSNITVEEVAAAAAKQLSCG, from the coding sequence ATGGAAAGAATACTGATAGTTACGGTTAATTGGTTAGGTGACGCGTTAATGACTACCCCGGTTTTTAAGGCGATTAAGGACCAATTTCCTTCTTCTTATTTAGGGGTAATGGTTCCTGAGCGAGTGCGAGGCGTTTTTGATGATAATCCATTTATTGACGAAGTTATTGTTTTTGATGAGAAAAATAATCAGAAGGGATTGATCGCTAAGTTACGGTTTATTAAGTTTTTAAAAGAAAAAAAGTTTGATACGGCGTTTCTTATACATCGCTCAGCAACTAAGGCCATTATTTGCTGGTTGTCTGGTATTAGCTTGCGAATTGGTTACAAGCGACTCAAAAATTTATTTTTCTTAACTAAAACGGTTTCAGTGCCTCAAGGTTTTCTTCATCGACAGGATTACTATTTGAATCTTTTTGAGAGTCAGGATATAGTAATTAACGAAAAAATACCTACTTTTTTTATTGACCGTAAAACACAGCAACAGGTAGACGTATCCTTGCAGGTTTTAAAACAAAAACATAGCTTAATTGTTGGGATTAATCCTTCGGCAAATTGGAAGCTGAAGCGTTGGCCAGCCAAAAATTTTTCCAGGCTTGCGGATTTTTTAATCAAGAAGCATAGGGCAGCGATAATTTTTATCGGAGCCAAAGATCAGAGGTCGATTGTCGATGAAGTTATAAAAAATATGGAGTTTAAGGCTTATGATTTTTGCGGTAAAACCAGCCTTAAGGAGTTAGGTGCTTTAATAAAAAATAGTGAACTTTTTATTTCTAATGACTCTGGTCCGGCGCATTTAGCCGCTTCTTTGGGTGTTACAACGATAGCTCTTTTTGGACCCACAGCAAGGGAATTAACAGCTCCCCGTGGCAGAAAAGTTATTATAATCCAAAAAGATTTTGACTGTAAAATTCCTTGTTATGATCTTAATTGTTTAAATAATAAATGTATGAGCAATATAACCGTAGAAGAGGTCGCAGCTGCTGCGGCCAAACAATTGTCCTGTGGTTAA
- a CDS encoding polysaccharide deacetylase family protein, translated as MKKIFIPLLIVWIIFFSFFWYLNRNYETPIFMYHSLDPERIDNYAAVAPDNFIKQMEYIDRHGYRVIELDEYCRLRRAGAPVPKKSLVITFDDGHKDNLVAFEVLKRFNFPATFFIIVDKLNSPSYLSRVDIAQALENPKITIGSHTVSEAYLPSLGPNELSYEIRNSKAALEDLFSKTIKFFSYTIGGYNRQTLKEVELAGYLCACTTNRGFSKKLTPFTLRRIKITDRDRGVRLWAKLSGFYDIFRKPKHPY; from the coding sequence ATGAAAAAGATTTTTATTCCTTTGTTAATTGTATGGATTATCTTCTTTTCGTTTTTTTGGTATCTTAATCGTAACTACGAAACTCCGATTTTTATGTATCATTCACTTGACCCAGAAAGGATAGATAACTATGCGGCTGTTGCTCCGGATAATTTTATTAAGCAGATGGAGTATATCGACAGACATGGTTATCGGGTGATTGAGCTTGATGAATATTGTCGCTTGCGCCGAGCCGGAGCACCAGTTCCTAAAAAGTCATTGGTTATAACTTTTGACGACGGGCATAAAGATAATCTGGTTGCTTTTGAGGTATTGAAAAGATTTAATTTTCCGGCTACATTTTTTATTATTGTCGATAAGTTAAATAGTCCGAGCTATCTATCAAGAGTTGATATCGCCCAGGCCTTAGAGAATCCTAAAATAACTATTGGTTCTCATACAGTAAGCGAGGCTTATTTGCCGAGTTTAGGGCCGAATGAGCTTAGCTATGAAATTAGAAATTCAAAGGCAGCCTTAGAGGATCTGTTTTCGAAAACGATTAAATTTTTTTCTTATACGATTGGTGGGTATAATCGGCAAACATTAAAAGAGGTTGAATTGGCAGGTTATTTATGTGCTTGCACTACCAATCGTGGTTTTTCTAAAAAGTTAACTCCGTTCACTCTTCGAAGGATTAAAATCACTGATCGCGATCGCGGAGTAAGGCTTTGGGCTAAATTAAGCGGTTTTTATGATATTTTTAGAAAACCCAAGCATCCTTATTAA
- a CDS encoding glycosyltransferase family 4 protein, with amino-acid sequence MNILILATHLNPGGVSRYVLNLAKGLVKQGHTVFVASSGGSWVPELVKVGIVHKYIPIKTKAIFSFKILFSCFVLKRLIRKTKIDLIHANTRATQSLGALIQKRYQVPYICAFHGFYKPGLFRKLFSFSGVLSIAVSKKVKHHLVDDLGISEKKIRVVYNGIDAEEFSPKVINRKQYGFGSGDYLIGILGRISQEKGHFLALEAMKKLLPRHKDAYLLVSGEGKLKDELKEAIEASELNRNVKFIQTTSEEFLDLVDLLIAPSIKEGFGYSVVEAFAKKVPVVGYNTGGISEIIRNGENGILFYDYKPFALASAIEEVISGKELRERIVEQAYRDVFNFSLQRMVSETVKVYQEAGQ; translated from the coding sequence ATGAATATTCTGATTTTAGCGACCCATCTAAATCCCGGTGGAGTTTCTCGCTATGTTTTAAATTTAGCTAAAGGATTGGTTAAACAAGGACATACGGTTTTCGTGGCTTCAAGCGGTGGGAGTTGGGTTCCGGAATTAGTGAAAGTTGGCATAGTACATAAATATATTCCAATAAAAACAAAGGCTATTTTTAGTTTTAAAATATTGTTTTCTTGTTTTGTTTTGAAAAGATTAATCCGTAAAACTAAAATTGATCTAATTCATGCTAATACTCGGGCGACTCAAAGCCTTGGAGCTTTGATTCAGAAAAGATATCAGGTTCCTTACATTTGTGCATTCCACGGGTTCTATAAGCCGGGGTTGTTTCGAAAATTATTTTCGTTTTCGGGAGTTCTGTCAATTGCTGTTAGTAAAAAAGTAAAGCATCACTTAGTTGATGATTTAGGGATTAGTGAAAAAAAGATTCGGGTGGTTTATAATGGTATTGACGCCGAAGAGTTTTCTCCTAAGGTTATCAATCGTAAGCAGTATGGGTTTGGATCCGGAGATTATCTAATTGGGATTCTTGGTAGAATATCTCAAGAGAAAGGACATTTTTTAGCTCTTGAAGCAATGAAAAAATTACTTCCCCGGCATAAGGATGCCTATCTTTTAGTGTCTGGTGAAGGTAAATTAAAAGACGAATTAAAAGAGGCGATAGAGGCTAGTGAGCTTAATCGCAATGTAAAGTTTATTCAAACTACTTCCGAGGAGTTTCTTGACCTGGTAGATTTATTGATTGCTCCTTCGATAAAAGAAGGTTTTGGTTATTCAGTGGTTGAAGCTTTTGCTAAAAAGGTTCCGGTAGTTGGCTACAATACTGGAGGAATATCAGAAATTATTAGGAACGGTGAAAATGGAATTTTATTTTATGACTATAAACCTTTTGCTTTAGCTTCGGCGATTGAGGAAGTTATTTCGGGTAAAGAATTGAGAGAGAGAATCGTTGAACAGGCCTATAGGGACGTTTTTAATTTTTCCTTGCAACGTATGGTTTCTGAAACCGTAAAAGTATATCAGGAGGCTGGGCAATGA